Within Paenibacillus albicereus, the genomic segment GGCGGAGGAGCTGCAGGAGGAGGGCATCAGCGCCCACATCCTCGATCTGCGGACGCTGCAGCCGCTCGACAAGGAAGGCATCCTGGCGGCCGCTCGCCGGACGGGCAAGGTGCTCATCATCCATGAGGACAACAAGACGGGCGGCATCGGAGCCGAGGTGTCGGCGATCATCGCCGAGGAAATGCTGTACGAGCTCGATGCGCCGATTCGCCGGCTCTGCGGTCCGGACGTGCCGGCCATGCCGATCAACCCGCCGGGGGAGAAGTTCTTCATGCTGAACAAGGACAAGGTGCTGGCCGCGATGAGAGAGCTCGCGCTGTACTGATCGGCGGGTCCCGTCCGCCAGCATACTGAGATTCGGAAGGCCGTGACCGGCCTTCCGGCAAGGAGCGAATTCCGATGAAAGCAGCAACGATCCACGAAATCGCCATGCCGCAGCTGGCCGAGTCGGTCGTGAGCGCGACGATCGAGCGCTGGCTGAAGCAGCCCGGCGACAACGTAAGCATGTACGAGCCCTTATGCGAAATCATTACCGATAAAGTCGGAGCCGAAATTCCGTCGACGATCGAAGGCACGCTGGTCAAGCTGCTTGTCGGCGCGGGAGAGACGGTCGAGGTCGGCACGCCGATCTGCCTGATCGAATCCATCGCGCCTGCGGCGGAGCCCGCAGCGACGGCGGAGCCGCCTGCCGCGAGGGCCGATCATGCCGGTGCGCCCGCGGCGGCAGCTTCGGCTCCGGGCCGTCCTGCGGCCGCCGAAAGCATGCGCGGCCGCTATTCCCCGGCCGTGCTCCAGCTGTCCGCCGAGCATGGCATCGATCCATCGGCCGTGCAGGGCACGGGAGCGGGAGGCCGGGTGACGCGCAAGGATATCCTCGCGCATGCCGCTTCGGGAGCCAAGCCGGCAACCGCTCAGCCGCTGCCGGTCCAGCCGGCTGCGCAAGGCGCGCAGGCGGCGAGCTCCGCTTCGGCGGCCGTACCGCCGCAGCTCGATGCGGGCGACCGGATCGTCGAGGCGAGAGGACCGGTGCGCTCCTCCGGCCTGCATCTGACCGAGACGCCGCGCATTCCATCGGTCGAGATCGAGGGCCAGGCGATCCCGGGCAGGGGAGAGACATTCATCGACGTCACCCCGGTCCGCAACACGATCGCCTCGCGCATGCGCCAGAGCGTGACGGAAATTCCGCATGGCTGGATGATGATCGAGGTCGACGTGACCAACCTCGTCGTTCTCCGCAGCAAGCTCAAGGACGACTTCAAGAAGCGCGAAGGCACGAATCTGACGTACTTGGCCTTTTTCATCAAGGCGGTCGTCAATGCGATCAAGGACTTCCCGATCATCAACTCGGTCTGGGCGGTCGACAAGATCATCGTCAAGCGCGACATCAACATCTCGCTGTCGGTCGGCACCGAGGATTCCGTCGTCACGCCGGTCATCAAAAACGCCGACCAGAAAAACATCGCCGGCCTGGCGCATGAGATCGAGATGCTCGCCCGCAAGACGCGCGAAGGCAAGCTGAAGCTGGACGACGTGCAGGGCGGGACGTTCACCGTCAACAATACCGGCTCGTTCGGAGCGATCCTGACGCAGCCGATCATCAACTACCCGCAGGCGGCGATCATCACGTTCGAGTCGATCGTGAAGCGTCCGGTCGTCATCAACGACATGCTGGCCGTGCGCTCGATGGCCAACATCTGCCTGTCGCTCGACCACCGCATCCTGGACGGCGTCATCTGCGGTCGGTTCCTGCAGCGCGTCAAGGAGAACCTGGAGAGCTTCAGTTCGGAAACGCATCTTTATTAAGCCGCACGACACCTACGACAACGACAACAGGAGCAGGAGGAACCGGATGGACGCGAACCATGAAGCGCGGCCGCTTGCCGCGCGCTATATCGACTTCATCGACTACGGAGAGGCCTGGGAGCTGCAAAAGGAATACGTGGGGGAGATCGACCGGGAGGAGCGCGTGGAAACGCTGCTCCTTCTTCAGCATCCGCCGACCTATACGCTCGGCACGGACCGGCATCCGGAGCATCTGCTGCTGGCGCCGGAGGAGCTGAAGGCCCGCGGCATCTCGGTGTACGAGATCGACCGCGGAGGAGACATCACCTATCACGGGCCGGGACAGCTCGTCGGCTACCCGCTGATACGGCTCGACGCCAAAGGACTGGATCTGCACGGCTTCCTGCGCGAGCTGGAGCAGGTGCTGATCGACTGGCTCGCCGGCTACGGCATCGAGGGAGGACGCAAGCCGGAGTATACCGGCGTCTGGGTCGGAGACAAGAAGATCGCCGCGATCGGCATCAAGTTCAACCGCTCCCGGACGCGGCGCGGCTTCGTGACGAGTCATGGCTTTGCCCTGAACCTCAAGGCGGGCATCGGCGAGGAAGGCTTCGCCGGCATCGTGCCGTGCGGCATCCAGCAGTTCGGCGTCACTTCGTTCGAGGATCTGACCGGACAAGCGATGAAGCCGGAACAGGCGGCGCGGGAGCTGCTTCCGCACTTCATGCGGCGGTTCGGCTTCCGGCCGGGCTGAACGAAAAAAAGAACGGGACTCGCGGCGCGGCGCGCCGGGAAGTCCCGTCCTTTCTTAAAACAGCAGTCCGATGCTCGATACGACGGTCGTCACCAACAACGTAATCAGCACGACGTAGATGACGATCTTGATGGCTCGTCCTTGAGGATTCAATGCAATCGACTCCTTCCGAAGGTCGCCTGCGGCTTCGGCGAGGCGAGTCAGCTTCACCCCTCTATTGTACCGAAAACCTTCGCAAGATGCCAAGCCTTCATGGCGGCTTCCGAGGAGAAAAAACCAAAAGCAGCGGTCTGCCTACGGGCGGGGCCGGAAAGGCGGAGAAAGCGATGATCCAGCGGGAAAGGCTGATCGAGGAATTCATGGAGCTGGTGCGAGTCGACAGCGAGACCGGCCACGAGGCGGCTATCAGCGGCGTGCTGAAGGCGAAGTTCGGGGGCCTTGGATTGACGCTCGAGGAAGACGATGCGGCGCAGGCGACCGGCCACGGCGCGAACAATTTGTTTTTCACCTTGCCGGCAGCGGAAGGCGTCGTCGCGCCGACGATCTTCTTTACCTCGCATATGGATACGGTCCGTCCGGGAAACGGCATCCAGCCTCGGCTCGACGCCGACGGCTACCTGCGCAGCGACGGCACGACGATCCTCGGCAGCGACGACAAAGCCGGGCTGGCGGCGATGCTCGAGGCGCTGCGCTCGCTCAAGGAGACGGGAGCCCGTCATGGCGAGGTGCAATTCGTACTGACGGTCGGCGAGGAGTCGGGACTCGCGGGAGCGCGTGCGCTCGACCGCTCGAAGCTCCGCGCCGATTACGGCTACGCGCTTGATTCCAACGGAGAGGTGGGCGGCATCGCGACGTCCGCTCCGGGGCAGGCGAAGATCCGGATCGAGGTGACGGGCCGGAGCGCGCACGCCGGCGTCAATCCAGAGGACGGCATCAGCGCGATCCAGGTCGCTTCCAAGGCGATCGCGCGCATGCCGCTCGGCCGCATCGACCATGAGACGACGGCCAACATCGGCCGCTTCGAGGGTGGCGGCGCCACCAACGTCGTCTGCGACTCGGCGCTGCTGCTGGCCGAGGCGCGCAGCGCCGACCGCGCCAAGCTGGAGCGGCAGATCGAAGCGATGCGCGAGGCGGCGGAGTCGGCGGCCGCGGACTTCGGCGCGGCCGCGAAGCTAGAGGCCACGCACCTGTATCCGTCCTACAAGCATGGGGACGAGTCCGCAGTCGTTCGATCGGCTGCCCAAGCGATCCGTTCGATCGGATTGACGCCGCGCACGTTCCATTCCGGCGGCGGCAGCGACGCCAATGTGTTCAACGGCCTCGGCGTGCCGACGGTCAACCTGGCGATCGGCTACGAGCATATCCATACGACCAAGGAGCAGATCAAGGCCGACGACCTCATCCGCACCGCCGAGCTGGTGAAGGCCATCATCGAGCAGGCGGCGGGCGCCTGAGACAGGCCGGCGGCGGGAGGGCGGCTCTTGCCCTGCTCCTGCGGTCGGCAAGCCGATGCGGCCAGTCGACCGGGCGGGCAGCGCCCCCCGATTCTAGCGGGGCGCTTTAACCGAGGCAGCGGCATCCGACCGCAGCGGCGCGCCCGCACCCGCCTCGCGCGCGAGCTTGCGCAGCGCATGGCGCACTTCCCATGCCTTGCCGACCAGCCGCAATTCTTTTTCACCGATATACATTTTCATGACGGCATCCCGCCTTCCATCGTTATGCCTACACGATATGCAGGAAGCGGACGGGCTATGCCACCAAGGAGGAATCGCGCATGAGCGAGCAGCCGAAGCCGGACGGACGTCCGGGGGCGGAAGTGACGCTGTCCAGCGAGACGAAATATGCCGGCAAGATCATCACGCTGCAGGTCGATCAGGTGCGCCTGCCGAGCGGG encodes:
- the lipB gene encoding lipoyl(octanoyl) transferase LipB: MDANHEARPLAARYIDFIDYGEAWELQKEYVGEIDREERVETLLLLQHPPTYTLGTDRHPEHLLLAPEELKARGISVYEIDRGGDITYHGPGQLVGYPLIRLDAKGLDLHGFLRELEQVLIDWLAGYGIEGGRKPEYTGVWVGDKKIAAIGIKFNRSRTRRGFVTSHGFALNLKAGIGEEGFAGIVPCGIQQFGVTSFEDLTGQAMKPEQAARELLPHFMRRFGFRPG
- the mciZ gene encoding Z-ring formation inhibitor MciZ is translated as MKMYIGEKELRLVGKAWEVRHALRKLAREAGAGAPLRSDAAASVKAPR
- a CDS encoding dihydrolipoamide acetyltransferase family protein encodes the protein MKAATIHEIAMPQLAESVVSATIERWLKQPGDNVSMYEPLCEIITDKVGAEIPSTIEGTLVKLLVGAGETVEVGTPICLIESIAPAAEPAATAEPPAARADHAGAPAAAASAPGRPAAAESMRGRYSPAVLQLSAEHGIDPSAVQGTGAGGRVTRKDILAHAASGAKPATAQPLPVQPAAQGAQAASSASAAVPPQLDAGDRIVEARGPVRSSGLHLTETPRIPSVEIEGQAIPGRGETFIDVTPVRNTIASRMRQSVTEIPHGWMMIEVDVTNLVVLRSKLKDDFKKREGTNLTYLAFFIKAVVNAIKDFPIINSVWAVDKIIVKRDINISLSVGTEDSVVTPVIKNADQKNIAGLAHEIEMLARKTREGKLKLDDVQGGTFTVNNTGSFGAILTQPIINYPQAAIITFESIVKRPVVINDMLAVRSMANICLSLDHRILDGVICGRFLQRVKENLESFSSETHLY
- a CDS encoding M20/M25/M40 family metallo-hydrolase, with product MIQRERLIEEFMELVRVDSETGHEAAISGVLKAKFGGLGLTLEEDDAAQATGHGANNLFFTLPAAEGVVAPTIFFTSHMDTVRPGNGIQPRLDADGYLRSDGTTILGSDDKAGLAAMLEALRSLKETGARHGEVQFVLTVGEESGLAGARALDRSKLRADYGYALDSNGEVGGIATSAPGQAKIRIEVTGRSAHAGVNPEDGISAIQVASKAIARMPLGRIDHETTANIGRFEGGGATNVVCDSALLLAEARSADRAKLERQIEAMREAAESAAADFGAAAKLEATHLYPSYKHGDESAVVRSAAQAIRSIGLTPRTFHSGGGSDANVFNGLGVPTVNLAIGYEHIHTTKEQIKADDLIRTAELVKAIIEQAAGA